Below is a window of Cyanobacteriota bacterium DNA.
TTTAATTAAGTTGGTCACTTCTTTCTCATTATTAAGTAGCCTTCCGGTAAATTGCATAAACCAAGGACTTGGTCTTGGGCTCAAAGCAGCAAACCACATTTGCCAATCGAGTCTTGGTTGATAAGGTGCTATTTGTTGAGGAAGTTTTTGAGGATTTTGTGGTTTGTATTTAAATTCATATTCTTGCCAATTAAGATCTTCATTGGCTCCTTGGATGATAATCTCTTTGCGGCTAGTTGTCATATTGGCAAAAAGCCCATAAGCGTTATTAATAAAATAGTAGCGAAACGGCTGTATTAATGGGCTTACTTTGAGTATGACTTGCTGTTTGGTTTTCAGCTTAATTGGTGAGCGTGAAAAAATAAAATAGCAATCAAGCATGATTGTAAAAATAGCAAAACTAATGATAGAGATTTTAATTAATCTCTTGCGCAGTATATTACTAGCATCAATAGATTTGACGCTTGCCAGTCTATTTTTGATAAATGCACTAATGATTTCCAAGGAGCCGCTGACGGTTCTGATACTGCTAAGTTGTTGCTCAAATGATTCAGGAATAAAGCGTTTGATAGTTGAATCTTCAAATAACCAAAGACAAAGAAAAATACTTAACAAATTAAAGAAGCAATAATTACCTGTCATGATGATGATTAATTGCAACAGGACAAATCCCCAAGCTGCCAATTCTCTTAGGTTCTTTCTGCAAAAAATAAAGAAAGGCAATATGAGTTCAATGACAAACATGATAATGATACTGAGCTTGTGAAACCAGCTTGGTAATTGATGTACAAAGTAGCTCAATGGATTAGGAAGAGGTTGTGTATAGTAATGAAAGTCAAGTGCTTTGAGGCTAGACCAAGTAGGATCGTTGCTTGAGATCTTCACTAAGCCAGACATAAACATTAATTTAAAGAGCAAAAATCGAAATAACCATTTGAAAATATTGGAAGCAAATTCATTGGTTTTGAAGAGGCTAAATAAACTGGTTAGAACCCCCACTTCCAGTAATAAAACATCCCACTGAAAGCTCAAGAAATCTCTACTGGTATTCACAAAAGAAAGATAAATTAAGTAAAGTGTTAGTAGTGAGGCAAATTCAACAAGGTCTAGTTCGTTTTTTTGCCTTCTTATTACTAAATAAAAAGAGACAAGGATGCCAAGCAAGCAAGCCATTATCATGAAGTTATCACTTGAATTAAACCAAAAAATACTTGGTATATCGAATAGTCCTAGGCTTTTGGTTTTGAGTATTGTAAGGTACTCTGTTGCTGGTAGTATACCTGTCGAGCCAATTAAGCCTTTGATTTGGGAAAGTAAGGAGGCAAAGGCTAGTAAATAACTAAAACCTATTGAGCGAATGAAGAGATTTTGAACAAGGGGGTTCATATAGTTATTATATAGTAAATATCTGTAAGTCTTCTATAGACTTCAGGTGAAGTCACCTTTATCTACACTCGCGGAATTAGTGTTAACTACTCACTGGTGTTTATTGATGCAGCAAATTCTTTGACATCATAAACAGGCAAAGAACAAGCATGATTGACGCAGCTAAATGCAGCCGCTTTGGGCAGTTCTGGGTAATCAACATCGTGATTGATTAATTTGGCTTCTTTGGAGTCGTACCACTCTACTCTAATGTAGTCACTTGGATAAGTTAAGGCAATTTCAAAAAGTGCTTTGGCTGTTTTGTCTTTTTTGGAGCCTACTATTGTAAAGTGAATTGGGTCATCAGCTAATTCATTATTAAGTAGTAGAATTCCTGGCTCAGATGGTCCCGTCTCAATGATATTGTCACTTGCTAGGTATAACATGATGTACTTGGCTTGGTCTTTGATTGCTTCATCGCCAAGATAGTGAGAGATTTTATTGAAGAAGCGGGCAAGTTTGATGTTTTCATCTAGAAGTGGTACTGGTTTAAGAATTGAATTGAGTTGCGCATTTCGGATTCTTGTAGTTTTATTGTCGGAGAGATAGCCAGGTTCTTCGCCTCGATGATTTTCAATAATATATTGAGTTGTTGCTTGAGCTTGAAGTAAATACTCAGGCTTGGCTGTTGTTTCATAAAGTGCTAATAGTGCTCTTGCCATAAATAAATTATCAGAGAGGAAAGAAGCTCCCTGACTGGCATGGCTGTAAGAGCCATCTTGGTTTCTGTGACTTTGATTGATTGATTCGATGGCTTTAACTGCACGCTCAAGAATTTTGGGATCTTGTTTTACTCTATAAGCTAGAGCGAGTGCTTCGATGATACGGCCGTTTTTGTCAGCGTAGATATTTTTGTCTATGCGGGGAATCCCTTTCGTCCTTCTGGCTTTGTCGTTAAGGGAAAAATAATCTGTGGCTTTTTGTCCTTGCACTAGATCAGCGTCTTGGCTGGTATAAAAACTATTGTTCGGACTTGTGAAGAACTTGTCAATGTATTTAATTGTTTGATCTATAGCAGTTGCAAATTCTTTATTAGGCTCTTGCAATTGCGCTAGTGAATAAATGCGCAAATATTCTGCTTGGGTCTTGGCTAGTTTTTCGTAGTGAGGACTTTGCCAGTCATAATGAGTTGAGTATTGATAGAAACCGCCCCATGCCGGGTCAAGTAGTGCTAGAGCAGCTTTGAGGGTCAAGAGGCTATGTTGCTTGGCTATCTGGGCATCCTTATCGTCTGTTCTGGCAAGTGTCAGTCCATATTCAACTGTGTCTCTGTTTATATATTTTTGTGCGGTTTTCAAGCCACCTTTCTTGGTGTCTAAGCTATTTAAGTATTTGTTTTCAAGTGTTGATTTATTCTCATTACTTAAAAAACTAATTGTAGAGTAATTTATTTTGCGATTAAAGTCTTTGTCTGGGCTTGGGTCTTTGATTTTGTTTTCTAGTAATTCAATCATTTCGTTAATTTCGATATAGCCAGCTCTTTTGACTATCTCCTGACCTTGTGAATTAAACAATATGGTTGCAGGCCAGCCGTAGTTCTTGTAGCGATTAGATAAACCAGAGTTGGAGTCTTGGTCTATAGAA
It encodes the following:
- a CDS encoding lipase maturation factor family protein, with product MNPLVQNLFIRSIGFSYLLAFASLLSQIKGLIGSTGILPATEYLTILKTKSLGLFDIPSIFWFNSSDNFMIMACLLGILVSFYLVIRRQKNELDLVEFASLLTLYLIYLSFVNTSRDFLSFQWDVLLLEVGVLTSLFSLFKTNEFASNIFKWLFRFLLFKLMFMSGLVKISSNDPTWSSLKALDFHYYTQPLPNPLSYFVHQLPSWFHKLSIIIMFVIELILPFFIFCRKNLRELAAWGFVLLQLIIIMTGNYCFFNLLSIFLCLWLFEDSTIKRFIPESFEQQLSSIRTVSGSLEIISAFIKNRLASVKSIDASNILRKRLIKISIISFAIFTIMLDCYFIFSRSPIKLKTKQQVILKVSPLIQPFRYYFINNAYGLFANMTTSRKEIIIQGANEDLNWQEYEFKYKPQNPQKLPQQIAPYQPRLDWQMWFAALSPRPSPWFMQFTGRLLNNEKEVTNLIKTNPFPDKAPKYIRALLYDYKFTSLDEYSKTKNYWKPKLLGVYLPKTSLRQ
- a CDS encoding DUF255 domain-containing protein, which produces MRFFSIFIIALSLVSCSKPVSAPEITTETHTNSNIDWKHQWDDSVFQTAKAQNKLIILSLEAIWCHWCHVMQAETYSNPQVEKLLRDNFVSVSIDQDSNSGLSNRYKNYGWPATILFNSQGQEIVKRAGYIEINEMIELLENKIKDPSPDKDFNRKINYSTISFLSNENKSTLENKYLNSLDTKKGGLKTAQKYINRDTVEYGLTLARTDDKDAQIAKQHSLLTLKAALALLDPAWGGFYQYSTHYDWQSPHYEKLAKTQAEYLRIYSLAQLQEPNKEFATAIDQTIKYIDKFFTSPNNSFYTSQDADLVQGQKATDYFSLNDKARRTKGIPRIDKNIYADKNGRIIEALALAYRVKQDPKILERAVKAIESINQSHRNQDGSYSHASQGASFLSDNLFMARALLALYETTAKPEYLLQAQATTQYIIENHRGEEPGYLSDNKTTRIRNAQLNSILKPVPLLDENIKLARFFNKISHYLGDEAIKDQAKYIMLYLASDNIIETGPSEPGILLLNNELADDPIHFTIVGSKKDKTAKALFEIALTYPSDYIRVEWYDSKEAKLINHDVDYPELPKAAAFSCVNHACSLPVYDVKEFAASINTSE